Proteins encoded within one genomic window of Columba livia isolate bColLiv1 breed racing homer chromosome 1, bColLiv1.pat.W.v2, whole genome shotgun sequence:
- the BTLA gene encoding B- and T-lymphocyte attenuator, translating into MKALPVMLIKRILLYILLAMLAQSNYQVYGFDATDCPAEIQVKRQSQYKVYIGNSLIIDCPVHYCKKKPVMQWCKLEEATCILVKEGKAEWKSKMFTLEFLSVHQNDSGLYRCRAIEDNLHSESHAITVIVEEKPANIITISPENTTGISEEFQEAGNYKMWHIICASAAVGLCCPFIIICMFWCLRRYHAKKKRTPVTQQRQVSLVRSPAATPSRAAGTTEASEESSSLCYCSMASPLQALHSNTIYDNYVPPWNVQRTLPGAPHNDPVIPSIPVLPENPDVLTYASLNHSASAERCQRREQTVVNELTEYASINVNK; encoded by the exons ATGAAGGCTCTTCCAGTCATGCTGATAAAAAGGATATTACTGTACATACTTCTAGCAATGCTGGCTCAGAGCAACTATCAAGTTTACG gATTTGATGCCACTGATTGTCCAGCTGAAATTCAAGTTAAAAGACAGTCCCAGTACAAAGTTTATATTGGGAACTCTTTGATTATAGACTGTCCAGTTCATTACTGCAAGAAAAAGCCAGTCATGCAGTGGTGCAAGTTGGAGGAGGCTACATGTATCCTGGTGAAGGAGGGCAAAGCAGAATGGAAGTCCAAGATGTTTACTCTGGAGTTTCTCTCAGTTCATCAGAATGATAGTGGGCTGTATCGTTGTCGAGCAATAGAGGACAACTTGCACAGTGAGAGCCATGCAATAACTGTTATTGTTGAAG AAAAGCCTGCAAACATTATCACAATTTCACCAGAAA ATACCACTGGCATTTCAGAAGAGTTCCAAGAAGCTGGAAACTACAAGATGTGGCACATTATTTGTGCTTCAGCAGCTGTGGGTCTATGTTGTCCATTCATCATCATATGCATGTTCTGGTGTCTAAGGAGGTACCATG caaagaaaaaaagaactccAGTAACTCAACAGAGACAAGTGAGCCTG gTCAGAAGTCCAGCAGCTACTCCATCCCGTGCTGCTGGGACAACTGAAGCTTCAGAAGAAAGCTCCTCACTTTGCTATTGCTCCATGGCAAGCCCACTGCAGGCCTTGCACAGCAACACAATTTATGACAACTATGTCCCTCCCTGGAATGTTCAGAGGACATTGCCTGGTGCACCTCACAATGATCCTGTTATTCCTTCCATCCCAGTTTTACCTGAAAACCCAGATGTCCTCACATATGCTTCACTAAATCATTCTGCTTCTGCAGAAAGGTGCCAGAGAAGGGAACAAACTGTAGTAAATGAACTTACAGAATATGCCTCCattaatgtaaataaataa
- the CGGBP1 gene encoding CGG triplet repeat-binding protein 1: MERFGVKSAPSRNRSKTALYVTPQDRVTEFGSELHEDGGKLFCTSCNVVLNHVRKSAINDHLKSKTHTKRKAEFEEQNVRKKQRTLTASLQCNSTAQTEKTSVIQDFVKMCLEANIPLEKADHPSVRAFLSRYVKNGSSIPKSDQLRKAYLPDGYDNENQLINTEDR; this comes from the coding sequence ATGGAACGATTTGGAGTGAAGTCTGCTCCATCACGCAACCGCTCGAAGACTGCTTTGTATGTAACTCCTCAGGATCGCGTAACGGAGTTTGGCAGCGAGCTGCACGAAGACGGAGGAAAACTCTTCTGTACCTCCTGCAACGTGGTTCTGAATCACGTTCGCAAGTCTGCGATCAATGACCACCTCAAGtctaaaacacacacaaagcgAAAGGCAGAGTTTGAAGAACAGAACGTCAGGAAGAAGCAAAGGACTCTGACTGCCTCCCTGCAGTGCAACAGCACTGCCCAGACCGAGAAAACCAGCGTCATCCAGGACTTTGTGAAAATGTGCCTGGAAGCCAATATTCCACTTGAGAAGGCCGATCATCCATCTGTGCGAGCCTTCCTGTCCCGCTATGTCAAGAATGGCAGCTCAATACCTAAGTCAGACCAGCTAAGGAAAGCATACCTGCCTGATGGGTATGACAATGAGAACCAACTCATCAACACTGAAGACCGTtga